Genomic window (Polaribacter batillariae):
ATCCTTTTTTGATGAAAGATATGGATTTGGCTGTACAAAGGATTGAAAAAGCCATTTCTAACAACGAAAATATTTTAATTTATGGCGATTATGATGTAGATGGTACCACTGCTGTTTCTTTGGTTTCTTCTTATTTAAAAACGATAACCCCAAATGTAGCTACTTACATTCCAGATAGGTATGCAGAAGGTTATGGGGTTTCTTATGCAGGAATCGATTTTGCAGAAGACAACAACTTTTCTTTAATTATTGCTTTAGATTGTGGTATAAAAGCCATCGAAAAAGTAGCATATGCAAAAGAAAAAAACATCGATTTTATTATTTGCGACCACCACAAACCTGGTAAAGAAATTCCAAATGCGGTGGCTGTTTTAAATGCAAAACAAGAAGATTGTAATTACCCTTTTGATGAGCTTTGTGGTTGTGGAGTTGGTTTTAAATTAATTCAGGCTTTGGGTGTCTCCAGAAACCAAACAATAGAACACTTTGTACCTTATTTAGATTTGGTTGCCACTGCAATTGCTGCAGATATTGTTCCTATGATTGGCGAAAATAGAACCCTAACTTATTTTGGATTGCAAGTAATTAATTCGCAACCAAGAAATGGAATTAAAGCCATTATTCATCAAATTAAAAAGAAAGAATTAACAATTACAGATGTTGTTTTTATCATTGCCCCAAGAATTAATGCTGCAGGTAGAATGAAACATGGTAATTATGCTGTGGAATTGTTAACAGAAATGGATTTAGACTCTGCCATTGAATTTGCGGCAGCAATCGAAATTTTTAATGCAGATCGTAAAGATTTAGACCAAAAAATTACTGACGAAGCAATCATTCAAATTATTGATAATAATGAAGAAGAACGTTTTACCTCTGTTGTTTTTAAAGAAAATTGGCACAAAGGGGTCATTGGAATTGTAGCTTCTAGATTGATAGAAAAATACTATAGGCCTACATTGGTTTTTACCAAAAGTGGCGATAAATTAGCAGCTTCTGCACGTTCTGTAAAAGGTTTCGACGTGTATAATGCTTTGGAAGCATGTAGCGAATTTATAGAACAATTTGGCGGTCATAAATACGCTGCTGGCTTAACGTTGTTGCCAAAAAATTACGAGAAGTTTAAAAATAAGTTCGAAGAAGTTGTAAAAAATACGATTGATAAAAAATTGCGAACTCCAGAAATTTCGATTGATGCAGAAATCGATTTACCGGAAATTACAGATAAGTTCTTTCGAATTATCAAGCAAATGGCACCTTTTGGTCCAATGAATATGAAGCCTATTTTTAAATCTACTTGTGTTAGAGACAATGGTTATGGCAAACAAGTTGGCGCAGACAAAACCCACTTAAAACTAAACGTTTTTCAAGCAGATAACCAGAAAACCTACAATGCCATTGGTTTTAATTTAGGTGATAAAATAAAATTTGTACAAGACGAATTTGATATTGTGTATGCTTTAGATGAAAACGAATGGAATGGCTATAAATCTGTGCAATTGTTATTGAAGGATTTGAAGTAGAATTATGAAAATCTATGGAATAAGTGGTCTTGGAGCAGATAAAAGAGTTTTTAAATATTTAACTCTTAACTATAAACTTATTCTAATTGATTTGCAAGTTTTGGTAGATTATATGATTGTTTACAAAGCCGAAGAAATTCGCGAATTTATTAATAAAACGACTCCTAATAACGTGAGTTCGACATAATATCTATTTAAAAACCAGTATATTGTCATTTCGAACGAAACGCAGTGTAGTTGAGAAATCTTATCTTTAGCCTAAGATTTCTCCATGAGGTCGAAATGACAGTTTTAAAAAAAAACCATGACTATTTGATAAACAGTATTTTTTAAATTACCATTTACCATTTGAAAATACTGTAATAAATCGCCTTTTTTTCTTTCTATTTCAGAATAAAAAAAACCGTAGCTAAGGCTATGCTTTCGTTTTCTTGTTTATATAAAGAAAAAAATCATCCATTTTTTTTCCAGTAATCTCAAACAATAACGGGTATAATATCTTGTCATTTCGAACGAAACGCAGTGTAGTTGAGAAATCTTATCTTTAGCCTAAGATTTCTCCATGAGGTCGAAATGACAGTTTTAAAAAAAAACCATGACTATTTGATAAACAGTATTTTTTAAATTACCATTTACCATTTGAAAATCCTGTAATAAATCGCCTTTTTTTCTTTCTATTTCAGAATAAAAAAAACCGTAGCTAAGGCTGCTTTCGTTTTCTTGTTTATATAAAGAAAAAAATCATCCATTTTTTTTTCAGTAATTTCAAACAATAACGGGTATAATATCTTGTCATTTCGAGCGAAACGTAGTGAAGTCGAGAAATCTCTTTCTAACTTATGTTTTGGATTTCTATACAAGGTCGAAATGACAAACGAACTCTAAACATGCTGATCAATCAAAATAGCATTTCCATCTGGGTCTAAAACTACAAAACTTGCGGGGCCAGAAGAGGTTTCATCTGCTTCTGTTTCTAATTTTATACCTTCCTTTTTTAAATGTTGTTGAATGGTTCTTACATCATCAAATTCATCTAACTTGTTGGCAGATTCATCCCAACCAGGGTTAAAGGTTAGTATGTTATTTTCGAACATTCCTTGAAATAAACCGACCAAAGAATTTCCGTTTTTAAGAATTAAATAATTCTTTTCGATTTGTCCTGCAAAAACGGTAAAACCTAATTTTTCGTAAAATGCGCGTGATTTATGAATGTCTTTTACGGCTAAACTGATTGAAAATGCTCCTAATTTCATACTTTTTGGTTTTTAATTGAGGTTTTAAAGTTATGAAAATATTTTTTATCTTGTTATTCCTGTGAAGACAAAAATCTATAATGAAGTTAGTTAGAAATACTTCCATTGAAGAAATAACAAAAAGTTGGCAAACAAGTTTAGCCCTGATTGAGTGGCTTGTTTGAGCTCTTTTATCTCTTGGAAAAGAGATAAAAAGCGAGTAACGAAAGCAGGAAATAGCTCCTAAAAAAAATAATTCTAAGCTTCTATAGACATTAAAACCATTTTCAATTCTATATACGTAATATCTGTATCTACTTTTTCTTTAAGGTCAGATAAACCTTTTATTTCGCCAGCTTCTTCAATTTGATTGCGGATTTTTTTATAGCGTTTTAAATCGATTAATTCTAACACATCTATGTCTCCTGAAGAAATGTAATTTGTCAAATGATTTTCGATAGTGCCAGCTGTTAAACTGCGCTCTTTTGCAATTTCTTTAATAGATAACCCCGATTTAAACAACTCAAAAGAAATTTGTTTCGAAGATTTTTTGTCTTCTTTTTTTTGTTCGTTAAATTGGTTTATGCCGTTTTCTGTGCAGTAATTATTAATAATTTCTAAAATTTCTTCTCCGTATTTTGCCACTCGAGTTTTACCCATTCCTTTTACCTTTAACAATTCTTTTGAGGTTCTTGGCAACTCGTCGCACATGGCATATAAAGCTTCTTGGGTAAATATTTGATAGGCAGGAATGTTTTCTGCCATTTGAATTTCGTCTCGCAATTCTCGTAATTTTAAAGCTAAAATAGGGTCGCGTTTCGAAGCTACTTTTTTCTTCTTTTTGGGTTCCATTTTTTGCAAAACTGCTTTTGCTCTTACTTCTAAATAGGTTTTTACTTTAAAACCATCAGTCATTTTTTGTAAGGCAAATAATTTTTCTTCTAACTTTTCTTGAAGTGAATTAAATTGTTTCGAAAAATCTTTTTTAACAGCTTTATTATCTGTGGAAAAATGAATGGCATCTAAAGGTTTTTCGATGTTATGCTTAGTATGATTTAAAAAATAGGCAACTGCTTTTGTAAATCGTTCTTGAATTGTGGAACTGTTTTCTGGAAGAATATTGTTTTTTGAAAGCGTTTTTAACTGGTTTTTAAATTTGTTTGAAACTTTCATCAATGCAACAACACCATGATCTTTTATGGTTTGTAAATGCTCGATAACATCTCCTCTGATACTGGTTTGATTTTTATAGAAAATATCAATTAATCTAGAAACTGGATATAAAAATGGTTGATAATCGAACAATTCTGTAATTAAATTGAGTTGAAATTCTTTTTCAGATTCGTTTAAAATACTTTCATCGGGGTGATTTTCTTCTACACTTTGGTTAAAAGCACTTACAGTAGTATCGTTTATAATTGCGTTGCTGGTTATTGGCGTTTTTAAAACCAAACCTTCTAAAGAAGTACATCTACTTAAGGCCACATAGGTTTGTCCGTGTGCAAAAGAGGCTTCTGCATCTATAATTGCTTTTTCGAAGGTTAACCCTTGGCTTTTATGAATGGTAATTGCCCAAGCCAAACGCAATGGAATCTGTTCGAAAGAGCCAGTAACGTCTTCTTTTATTTCTTTTGTTTCTTCGTTAATAGAATAATTAATATTGTCCCATTTTTCTCTTCCTGTAACAATTTCATCAGCTTCATTTAAACATTGTACATTTACAGAATCTTTAGAAATGCTGGTTATAATGCCTATTTTTCCGTTGAAATATCTTTTTTCTTGCGATGAATCGTTTTTAATAAACATGACTTGCGCACCTACTTTTAACTCTAATCTTGCTGCATTAGGGTACGAATTTTCACTGAATTTCCCAGAAACCTCAGCTTGAAAAAAGTGACTCTTATTTTTGTTTTGATGAAGTTTTGAATTGTTAATTAAATTTGCTCTGTTATTATGGGTGGTTAACGTAATATAACCTTCTTCCTCGTCTGGAGAAAAAGACGGATTATAGCGTTCGTTTAAAATTTTAGCCGATGTTGAAGATAAATTATTGTTTCGAATTTCATTTAAAATGGTAATAAAATTTTCGTTTTTTTGTCGATAAATATGTTTCAATTCAATAGAAACCACATTTGCTTCTTGAAACGCTTTTGAGCTAAAAAAGTAAATGGTTTTATAGTAATTTTGAAGTAAACTCCATTCGTTTGGTCTTACTACTGGCGCTAATTGTTGCAAATCGCCAATCATTAAAATTTGTGCGCCACCAAAAACTTTGTTTCGGTTTTTGTAACGACGCATCACTTGGTCTATTCCGTCTAATAAATCTGCACGAACCATAGAAATTTCATCGATAATTACTAAGTCTAACGATTTTATAATATCGATTTTTGTTTTTGAAAATCTGCGTTGTTGGTTATTTGGAGCCTGATTTGGTAAAATAGGACCAAAAGGCATTTGAAAAAAAGAATGAATGGTAACGCCTTTTGCATTAATGGCTGCAACTCCTGTTGGTGCAACAATAACCAAACGTTTTAAAGATTCGTTTTTAATTTGATGTAAAAAAGTTGTTTTTCCTGTACCTGCTTTTCCTGTAATAAACAGATTTCTATCGGTTTTTTCGATAAAGTTTAAGGCAAGTTCTAATTCAGGGTTTGTTTGCATTTTTACTTTTTGATGCAAGATAAAAAATCAAAAAGTATTTCTATTTATTAATGTATATAAATTTAAAAAACTTCCTCGTTGTTTTTTAAGGTTTTTTATAGATAATATTTAACAAAAAATCCCAAGCAAAAGCTCAGGATTATAATGTTTACTTGTGTTTATTTTTAAAATAAATCGCTGCTACTTAAAGTAATTCCTATTGCATTTGCATTGTACGAATTATTTTGTGAATCTTTATAATTCATTATAGTGTAACTTATACCAATCCATTTCCAAGCAAATTCGAACTTAGGTCCAAAGCCTCCTGTAAAAGTTTCATTAGCCTCTAAACCATCTGCATTAAATTTAATATTTTGATGAGAAACAATTCCTGCTCCTAACCTAAAATCTTTTGCAATCATATAATTTGCAGATAAATCTAATGGAATTCTTGTTAAAGTAATATTATAGTTTGTTGCCTTTGTGGTTACATATTTAAAACCAACTGTTGCTCTTAAAGAGAATTTTTGTGATTCAGAGAAAAATAATTCTCCTCCTGCAAAAATAGTACCTCCTTGACCTGCATTTACAGATTGGTTGCTATCGTCTTCGAAATAAATTTCTGCGACGCTATCACCTCCAAATTCCAAAGCACCACCTAATAAAAATTTTAATTTTAAAGGACTTTTATTTTCTACAGTATTTTCTTGAGCATTTAATTTAAAAATACATATAGAAAAAAGCAATACACATATTTTAATAGTTTTCATTTTATAAAAATTTAATAAAGTAATAATTTTTGATTTTATCCTAAAAAACCCCAAGCTATAGCTTGAGATTTTTATATTTTTATATGTATAATTACTACTACATTTCTAATGCCTTTGTAGGATTGTTATCCATTAATAATTCAACTGGATTTTCTAATGCTTCTTTAACAGCTACTAAAAAACCTACAGATTCACGACCATCAATAATTCTATGATCGTAAGACAATGCAACATACATAATTGGTGCAATGGTAACTGCTCCATTCACCGCAATTGGTCTGTTTACAATATTGTGCATTCCTAAAATTCCACTTTGTGGAGGATTGATTATTGGTGTAGATAACATAGAACCGAAAACACCACCATTGGTAATTGTAAAAGTTCCTCCTGTCATTTCATCAACGGTAATTTGTCCATCTCTAGCACGTAAAGCCAAACGTTTCACTTCGCTTTCTACACCTCTAAAAGATAAGTTTTCCGCATTTCTAATTACAGGAACCATTAAACCTTTTGGACCAGAAACTGCAATAGAAATATCTTGAAAATCGTGTTTTATTTGATAATCTCCATCAATCATAGAATTTACATCAGGATACATTTTTAACGCTCTTACAACCGCCAAAGTAAAGAAAGACATAAAACCTAAACCAACTCCATGTTTTGCTTTAAAGTCTTCTTTATATTCTTTACGTAAATCGAAAATGGGTTGCATATTCACCTCGTTAAATGTGGTTAACATGGCAGTTTCGCTTTTTACAGCAACCAAACGTTCTGCTACTTTTCTACGTAACATAGACATTTTCTTACGCTCTGTTCCACGAGTTCCATTTGCAGGTTGTGTTCCCATAGATGGTACTGCTTTTACAGCATCGTCTTTGGTTATTCTACCATCTTTTCCTGTTCCGTTTACAGATTTTGCATCAATGCCTTTTTCTGCTAAAACTTTTTTAGCGGCTGGTGAAGCCGTTCCTGAAGCATATGTTTCTTTCTTTTCTTGACTTGGAGCATCTGCTTTTTCTTTAGTAGGCGCTTCTTTTGTAGGTGTAGAATCTGTTTTTTCAGAATCGTCTCCATCTGGTTTTGCTGCACTTGTGTCTATTAAGCAAACCACTTCGCCTACAGCAACAGCATCACCTTCTTCTGCTTTTAGAGTAATAATTCCACTTTCTTCGGCTGGTAATTCTAAGGTTGCTTTGTCAGAATCTACTTCTGCAATGGGTTGATCTTTTTCTACGTAATCTCCATCTTCAACTAACCAAGTTGCA
Coding sequences:
- a CDS encoding helix-turn-helix domain-containing protein gives rise to the protein MQTNPELELALNFIEKTDRNLFITGKAGTGKTTFLHQIKNESLKRLVIVAPTGVAAINAKGVTIHSFFQMPFGPILPNQAPNNQQRRFSKTKIDIIKSLDLVIIDEISMVRADLLDGIDQVMRRYKNRNKVFGGAQILMIGDLQQLAPVVRPNEWSLLQNYYKTIYFFSSKAFQEANVVSIELKHIYRQKNENFITILNEIRNNNLSSTSAKILNERYNPSFSPDEEEGYITLTTHNNRANLINNSKLHQNKNKSHFFQAEVSGKFSENSYPNAARLELKVGAQVMFIKNDSSQEKRYFNGKIGIITSISKDSVNVQCLNEADEIVTGREKWDNINYSINEETKEIKEDVTGSFEQIPLRLAWAITIHKSQGLTFEKAIIDAEASFAHGQTYVALSRCTSLEGLVLKTPITSNAIINDTTVSAFNQSVEENHPDESILNESEKEFQLNLITELFDYQPFLYPVSRLIDIFYKNQTSIRGDVIEHLQTIKDHGVVALMKVSNKFKNQLKTLSKNNILPENSSTIQERFTKAVAYFLNHTKHNIEKPLDAIHFSTDNKAVKKDFSKQFNSLQEKLEEKLFALQKMTDGFKVKTYLEVRAKAVLQKMEPKKKKKVASKRDPILALKLRELRDEIQMAENIPAYQIFTQEALYAMCDELPRTSKELLKVKGMGKTRVAKYGEEILEIINNYCTENGINQFNEQKKEDKKSSKQISFELFKSGLSIKEIAKERSLTAGTIENHLTNYISSGDIDVLELIDLKRYKKIRNQIEEAGEIKGLSDLKEKVDTDITYIELKMVLMSIEA
- the odhB gene encoding 2-oxoglutarate dehydrogenase complex dihydrolipoyllysine-residue succinyltransferase, with product MSVLEMKVPSPGESITEVEIATWLVEDGDYVEKDQPIAEVDSDKATLELPAEESGIITLKAEEGDAVAVGEVVCLIDTSAAKPDGDDSEKTDSTPTKEAPTKEKADAPSQEKKETYASGTASPAAKKVLAEKGIDAKSVNGTGKDGRITKDDAVKAVPSMGTQPANGTRGTERKKMSMLRRKVAERLVAVKSETAMLTTFNEVNMQPIFDLRKEYKEDFKAKHGVGLGFMSFFTLAVVRALKMYPDVNSMIDGDYQIKHDFQDISIAVSGPKGLMVPVIRNAENLSFRGVESEVKRLALRARDGQITVDEMTGGTFTITNGGVFGSMLSTPIINPPQSGILGMHNIVNRPIAVNGAVTIAPIMYVALSYDHRIIDGRESVGFLVAVKEALENPVELLMDNNPTKALEM
- a CDS encoding VOC family protein, which translates into the protein MKLGAFSISLAVKDIHKSRAFYEKLGFTVFAGQIEKNYLILKNGNSLVGLFQGMFENNILTFNPGWDESANKLDEFDDVRTIQQHLKKEGIKLETEADETSSGPASFVVLDPDGNAILIDQHV
- the recJ gene encoding single-stranded-DNA-specific exonuclease RecJ; this translates as MRWSLKPKPNQENVIKLAKDLQVDKTIATILCQRNVTTFEEAKKYFRPSLKDIHNPFLMKDMDLAVQRIEKAISNNENILIYGDYDVDGTTAVSLVSSYLKTITPNVATYIPDRYAEGYGVSYAGIDFAEDNNFSLIIALDCGIKAIEKVAYAKEKNIDFIICDHHKPGKEIPNAVAVLNAKQEDCNYPFDELCGCGVGFKLIQALGVSRNQTIEHFVPYLDLVATAIAADIVPMIGENRTLTYFGLQVINSQPRNGIKAIIHQIKKKELTITDVVFIIAPRINAAGRMKHGNYAVELLTEMDLDSAIEFAAAIEIFNADRKDLDQKITDEAIIQIIDNNEEERFTSVVFKENWHKGVIGIVASRLIEKYYRPTLVFTKSGDKLAASARSVKGFDVYNALEACSEFIEQFGGHKYAAGLTLLPKNYEKFKNKFEEVVKNTIDKKLRTPEISIDAEIDLPEITDKFFRIIKQMAPFGPMNMKPIFKSTCVRDNGYGKQVGADKTHLKLNVFQADNQKTYNAIGFNLGDKIKFVQDEFDIVYALDENEWNGYKSVQLLLKDLK
- a CDS encoding outer membrane beta-barrel protein yields the protein MKTIKICVLLFSICIFKLNAQENTVENKSPLKLKFLLGGALEFGGDSVAEIYFEDDSNQSVNAGQGGTIFAGGELFFSESQKFSLRATVGFKYVTTKATNYNITLTRIPLDLSANYMIAKDFRLGAGIVSHQNIKFNADGLEANETFTGGFGPKFEFAWKWIGISYTIMNYKDSQNNSYNANAIGITLSSSDLF